The Mytilus galloprovincialis chromosome 2, xbMytGall1.hap1.1, whole genome shotgun sequence genome has a window encoding:
- the LOC143064048 gene encoding uncharacterized protein LOC143064048 isoform X2, with translation MSSFNFVIILIVFYNFVSVVAKSSWLEARSKCKTQNKILVPNKIVQRELESHYRTNKSVWTSDYVLHLGCNISTGVCPVLYVEQVLKKESYLGLCKKDSSATVSQTKSIFRIDFNSHNESTCREGSLVNISNMVALHNVIEEMTWNTTYWINSINLDPESFVLQCMLFTKYPNNTGNSKTLTASACRGKYDFICTKGEHYGTVISKQKLPNDSIPVQLWKKNQPGYTSNDGTKFFQISGAVSLVVIVFGLIIIGCLSK, from the exons ATGTCCTCTTTTAATTTTGTgatcattttaattgttttttacaaTTTCGTATCAGTTGTTG CGAAATCATCATGGTTGGAAGCAAGAAGCAAATGTAAGACACAGAACAAGATTTTGGTGCCAAACAAGATAGTTCAACGAGAGTTAGAATCTCACTACAGAACTAATAAATCTGTATGGACATCTGATTATGTTCTTCATTTAGGATGCAATATCAGTACTG GAGTTTGTCCTGTTTTATACGTTGAACAAGTTCTAAAGAAGGAATCTTACCTTGGATTATGTAAAAAAG ATTCGTCAGCAACTGTTTCTCAAACAAAATCTATATTTCGAATCGATTTCAATAGTCATAACGAGAGTACATGCAGAGAAGGTAGCCTAGTTAACATCAGCAATATGGTGGCACTTCATAATGTAATTGAAGAGATGACATGGAATACAACATATTGGATTAATTCTATAAATCTTG ATCCCGAAAGTTTTGTTCTACAATGTATGCTGTTCACCAAATATCCAAACAACACGGGAAATTCAAAAACACTGACAGCTAGTGCTTGTAGAGGAAAATATGATTTCATATGTACGAAAG gGGAGCATTATGGCACAGTTATTTCTAAACAGAAACTCCCAAACGATTCCATACCAGTACAATTATGGAAAAAGAATCAACCGGGATACACTTCTAACGACG GAACGAAATTCTTCCAGATAAGTGGGGCTGTTTCATTGGTTGTTATTGTTTTTGGACTGATTATCATCGGATGTTT GTCAAAGTAG
- the LOC143064048 gene encoding uncharacterized protein LOC143064048 isoform X1, producing MSSFNFVIILIVFYNFVSVVAKSSWLEARSKCKTQNKILVPNKIVQRELESHYRTNKSVWTSDYVLHLGCNISTGVCPVLYVEQVLKKESYLGLCKKDSSATVSQTKSIFRIDFNSHNESTCREGSLVNISNMVALHNVIEEMTWNTTYWINSINLDPESFVLQCMLFTKYPNNTGNSKTLTASACRGKYDFICTKGEHYGTVISKQKLPNDSIPVQLWKKNQPGYTSNDGTKFFQISGAVSLVVIVFGLIIIGCLLRRWISKMKKDLIETLRQKYEHYMYDVERVEPEPESVPQTPVSLGGDSLYENVPTGIELSREANMTVSYMTSREIRRPVTVPTSDTEAWTQNAIPPRLTLPQRLPSREKAIRRKTGSRQFNTHLKPTRKKQSLPQTSHQNSNGHEQKQNDETSKVEASAPIHRPKPSPKPHTKDVTLKYKTNTSRIKDGIQVHDISGEFAFYLNTGQSSDIDNTDNLEEDQEYENIWLNSNEQSI from the exons ATGTCCTCTTTTAATTTTGTgatcattttaattgttttttacaaTTTCGTATCAGTTGTTG CGAAATCATCATGGTTGGAAGCAAGAAGCAAATGTAAGACACAGAACAAGATTTTGGTGCCAAACAAGATAGTTCAACGAGAGTTAGAATCTCACTACAGAACTAATAAATCTGTATGGACATCTGATTATGTTCTTCATTTAGGATGCAATATCAGTACTG GAGTTTGTCCTGTTTTATACGTTGAACAAGTTCTAAAGAAGGAATCTTACCTTGGATTATGTAAAAAAG ATTCGTCAGCAACTGTTTCTCAAACAAAATCTATATTTCGAATCGATTTCAATAGTCATAACGAGAGTACATGCAGAGAAGGTAGCCTAGTTAACATCAGCAATATGGTGGCACTTCATAATGTAATTGAAGAGATGACATGGAATACAACATATTGGATTAATTCTATAAATCTTG ATCCCGAAAGTTTTGTTCTACAATGTATGCTGTTCACCAAATATCCAAACAACACGGGAAATTCAAAAACACTGACAGCTAGTGCTTGTAGAGGAAAATATGATTTCATATGTACGAAAG gGGAGCATTATGGCACAGTTATTTCTAAACAGAAACTCCCAAACGATTCCATACCAGTACAATTATGGAAAAAGAATCAACCGGGATACACTTCTAACGACG GAACGAAATTCTTCCAGATAAGTGGGGCTGTTTCATTGGTTGTTATTGTTTTTGGACTGATTATCATCGGATGTTT GCTTAGAAGATggatttcaaaaatgaaaaaagacttAATTGAAACCCTTCGACAAAAGTATGAACATTATATGTATGACGTTGAAAGAGTAGAACCAGAGCCTGAAAGCGTTCCTCAAACACCAGTGTCACTCGGTGGAGATTCTCTGTACGAAAATGTGCCTACCGGAATTGAGTTATCACGCGAGGCTAATATGACTGTAAGTTACATGACATCAAGAGAAATACGACGTCCAGTAACAGTTCCTACAAGCGATACAGAAGCATGGACACAAAATGCAATACCACCAAGACTAACTTTACCTCAACGTTTACCTTCCCGTGAAAAGGCCATCCGACGAAAAACTGGCAGTCGTCAATTTAATACACACCTTAAACCAACTCGCAAAAAACAATCTTTACCTCAAACGTCTCATCAGAATAGTAATGGTCATGAacagaaacaaaatgatgaaacaTCAAAAGTTGAAGCATCCGCCCCTATCCACCGACCAAAGCCAAGCCCAAAACCCCACACAAAAGATGTGACACTGAAATATAAAACTAATACCTCGAGGATAAAAGATGGAATTCAAGTACATGACATTAGTGGAGAATTTGCTTTTTATTTAAATACAGGTCAAAGTAGTGACATTGACAATACAGACAACTTGGAAGAAGACCAGGAATACGAAAATATCTGGCTGAACAGTAATGAACAGTCCATCTAA